The following proteins are co-located in the Synechococcus sp. PROS-U-1 genome:
- a CDS encoding heme A synthase yields MMLSSMSTLRRRLGLLSAHLVVAVIALVVIGGATRVMEAGLACPDWPLCFGSFLPGRQMNVQVFLEWFHRLDAFVVGIALVVMAVTTTICRRQLPQWLPWLAAGLMVLVAMQGGLGALTVTRLLPSGVVTAHLALALTLVALLSGLTQRLLHPAAVTAPLWWRISALLGLVSVFVQCLLGGRMATAWAGQRCLAGGEACHLVLSHRVTAMPVAVVVLAFAGAALLTGGWARRQWPWLGGAVLLVLVQVALGVLTLRLGLSQPAVTIAHQLVAALLIALMAALLVRSPDRPSPPRSVVLDDTSLEACHG; encoded by the coding sequence TTCCTCAATGTCGACACTCCGTCGACGTCTCGGGTTGTTGTCGGCGCATCTTGTGGTTGCCGTCATTGCTTTGGTTGTGATCGGTGGCGCGACACGGGTGATGGAGGCCGGCTTGGCCTGTCCCGACTGGCCGCTGTGCTTCGGGTCGTTTCTCCCGGGTCGGCAGATGAATGTTCAGGTTTTCCTGGAGTGGTTTCATCGTCTTGATGCTTTCGTCGTTGGCATCGCCCTGGTGGTGATGGCTGTGACGACGACGATTTGTCGGCGTCAGCTTCCTCAATGGCTGCCCTGGCTGGCAGCTGGCCTGATGGTCCTTGTGGCCATGCAGGGAGGTCTCGGTGCTTTGACGGTGACCCGGCTGCTCCCCTCAGGTGTTGTTACCGCCCATTTGGCGCTGGCCCTCACGCTGGTGGCACTCCTGAGTGGGTTGACGCAACGCCTGCTTCATCCCGCTGCGGTCACCGCTCCCCTCTGGTGGCGCATCTCGGCACTGCTTGGTCTGGTGTCGGTCTTTGTGCAATGTCTGCTGGGTGGTCGTATGGCCACCGCTTGGGCGGGGCAGCGTTGCCTCGCAGGGGGTGAGGCCTGTCACCTGGTTCTCTCCCATCGCGTCACGGCGATGCCAGTGGCCGTTGTTGTGCTGGCCTTTGCCGGGGCGGCACTTCTGACTGGTGGTTGGGCCCGCCGCCAGTGGCCCTGGCTTGGTGGGGCGGTCCTCCTGGTCCTGGTTCAGGTGGCGCTTGGTGTTCTCACCCTTCGCCTTGGTCTGTCGCAACCCGCGGTCACCATCGCGCACCAGCTCGTTGCTGCCCTGTTGATCGCCTTGATGGCGGCGCTTCTGGTCCGATCTCCGGATCGCCCTTCACCACCCCGTTCTGTCGTTCTCGACGACACCTCATTGGAGGCCTGTCATGGCTGA
- a CDS encoding heme o synthase has translation MAELTATVRPTREEVVPSRKRVKLPAWLEVAKPRLIPLLLATTLGGMALSEGWPLSSPRLVCTLGGGALASAAAGVLNCLWEQDLDGRMARTSGRALPSGRLSPTSAFIGAIACTLAAAMLLVSGVNCLAAGLSLLGLCSYVLLYTALLKPRTSQNIVIGGVAGAIPPLVGAAAATGHVGLGGWWLFALVMVWTPAHFWALALLLREDYRAVGIPMLPVVKGPVVTARAIKTYGWITVLLSGLGVFALPSGGVFYGVMLLPYNGRLLQLVDRLSLDPDSLVNAKALFRWSILYLFGLCLLLILSRTDLASSFAYQVMQLLSLLTGLQ, from the coding sequence ATGGCTGAACTCACTGCAACCGTTCGTCCGACCCGTGAGGAGGTTGTTCCCTCCCGCAAGCGGGTCAAACTTCCCGCATGGCTGGAAGTGGCCAAACCGCGCCTCATCCCGCTTCTGCTTGCCACCACTCTGGGGGGAATGGCTCTTAGTGAGGGCTGGCCTCTGTCCTCTCCGCGGCTGGTGTGCACCCTGGGAGGAGGGGCACTGGCTTCAGCCGCCGCAGGGGTTCTGAATTGTCTGTGGGAGCAGGATCTCGATGGCCGCATGGCTCGCACCAGCGGTCGTGCGCTTCCCTCTGGTCGGCTGTCGCCCACCAGTGCGTTTATCGGTGCTATCGCCTGCACCCTTGCTGCGGCGATGTTGCTGGTGAGCGGCGTGAACTGTCTCGCTGCTGGCCTCTCCTTGCTCGGCCTTTGCAGTTATGTCCTGCTCTACACAGCCCTGCTCAAGCCGCGGACATCCCAGAACATCGTTATCGGTGGGGTCGCCGGGGCCATTCCGCCCCTTGTGGGGGCTGCTGCCGCCACTGGCCATGTCGGCCTTGGGGGCTGGTGGCTGTTTGCGCTGGTGATGGTCTGGACACCAGCCCACTTCTGGGCTTTGGCCTTGTTGTTGCGCGAGGACTACCGCGCTGTTGGGATTCCGATGCTGCCGGTGGTCAAGGGGCCTGTGGTGACGGCGCGTGCGATCAAGACCTATGGCTGGATCACCGTCCTTCTGAGTGGTTTAGGGGTCTTCGCCCTGCCCTCCGGTGGCGTCTTCTACGGAGTGATGCTGCTTCCTTACAACGGTCGATTGCTGCAGCTGGTCGATCGACTTTCTCTTGATCCCGACAGCCTTGTGAACGCCAAGGCTCTGTTTCGCTGGTCGATTCTCTACCTGTTTGGCCTGTGCCTGCTGCTCATTCTCAGTCGAACGGACCTTGCATCAAGCTTTGCCTACCAGGTGATGCAGCTTCTCTCCCTGCTCACGGGGCTTCAATGA
- a CDS encoding ATP-binding cassette domain-containing protein, with the protein MALIELRKISKAYGSVKALRELDLTVPEGCLYGLLGPNGAGKTTAMRILATLLAPDSGSVRVGGVDGLAQPRALRQLMGYVAQEVAIDKILSGRELLQLQGDLYHLPRQDRDVRIADLIERLAMGEWIDRRCGTYSGGMRRRLDLAAGLLHRPRLLVLDEPTVGLDIESRSAIWQLLRQLVQEGTTVLLSSHYLEEVEALADQMAIIDNGRVIAEGAPDQLKQRLGGDRVTLRVREFSTAEEATQVRALLEPLDGVLEVVVNRSQGFSLNLVIEGGPVIDQLRQTLEGAGLPVFALAQSRPSLDDVYLQATGRTLMDAELAIAGQRDVKKEKRQSMR; encoded by the coding sequence ATGGCGTTGATTGAACTGAGGAAGATTTCCAAGGCCTATGGCTCGGTAAAGGCTCTTCGCGAGCTTGATCTCACCGTTCCTGAAGGGTGTCTGTACGGGCTGCTTGGTCCGAATGGTGCCGGCAAAACAACGGCCATGCGCATCCTGGCCACTCTGCTTGCCCCGGATAGCGGTTCGGTTCGTGTCGGCGGCGTGGACGGACTGGCGCAGCCCAGAGCCCTTCGCCAGCTCATGGGATATGTGGCCCAGGAGGTGGCCATCGACAAAATCCTGAGTGGTCGAGAACTGCTGCAGCTGCAAGGAGATCTGTACCACTTGCCGCGTCAAGATCGCGACGTCCGAATCGCTGATCTGATTGAACGACTCGCCATGGGCGAGTGGATTGATCGCCGCTGCGGGACCTATTCCGGTGGCATGCGTCGGCGTCTCGACCTGGCTGCCGGCCTGTTGCACCGTCCCCGGTTACTGGTGCTCGACGAACCCACCGTCGGCTTGGACATCGAAAGTCGGAGTGCTATCTGGCAATTGCTGCGTCAGCTGGTTCAGGAGGGCACCACTGTTCTTCTGAGCAGTCACTACCTGGAAGAGGTGGAAGCCCTCGCTGACCAGATGGCAATCATCGATAACGGACGGGTGATCGCTGAAGGCGCTCCAGATCAGCTCAAACAACGACTTGGGGGGGATCGCGTCACCCTCCGGGTCCGAGAGTTCAGCACTGCAGAAGAGGCGACCCAGGTGCGCGCTCTGCTTGAACCACTGGATGGGGTGCTTGAGGTGGTGGTCAACCGATCTCAGGGTTTTTCCCTGAACCTGGTGATTGAGGGAGGGCCCGTGATTGATCAGCTTCGTCAAACCCTTGAGGGTGCAGGTCTTCCTGTTTTTGCCCTGGCCCAGAGCCGTCCAAGCCTCGATGATGTCTACCTTCAAGCAACAGGACGCACCCTGATGGACGCTGAACTAGCCATTGCAGGCCAGCGCGACGTCAAAAAGGAAAAGCGTCAATCCATGCGTTGA
- a CDS encoding ABC transporter permease: MTSPTASLAVQQQPSGAFAELSQETWALTRRLFLQLMRRPSTLIAGVLQPLIWLILFGALFANAPEGLLPGGMSYGRFLGAGVIVFTAFSAALNAGLPVMFDREFGFLNRLLVAPLRSRSSIVLASVIYITALSLLQSLAIMGTAALLGYGWPGVSGLALVLVTLLLLVFAVTALSLGLAFALPGHIELIAVIFVANLPLLFASTALAPLSFMPTWLGWLAALNPLTFAIEPIRAAYQGPLDLSAVLLEAPYGDVTGTTCLLILLLLTIGLFLAIRPLLNRKLS; encoded by the coding sequence ATGACCTCCCCAACAGCATCCCTCGCTGTCCAGCAGCAGCCATCCGGAGCCTTCGCTGAACTCAGTCAGGAGACGTGGGCCCTCACCCGGCGTTTGTTCCTCCAGTTGATGCGACGTCCCTCGACCTTGATCGCCGGGGTCCTTCAACCCCTGATCTGGTTGATTCTGTTTGGTGCGCTCTTCGCTAACGCTCCTGAGGGTCTCCTGCCAGGCGGCATGAGCTATGGCCGTTTCCTGGGTGCCGGAGTCATTGTCTTCACGGCGTTCAGTGCTGCTCTGAACGCTGGCCTCCCAGTGATGTTCGATCGCGAATTCGGCTTCCTCAATCGTTTGCTCGTGGCACCCCTGAGAAGCCGCAGTTCCATCGTGCTGGCGTCGGTGATCTACATCACCGCTCTGAGCCTGCTGCAGAGTCTGGCGATCATGGGGACGGCAGCCCTGCTGGGTTATGGATGGCCTGGTGTCAGCGGCCTGGCCTTGGTGCTCGTGACGCTGCTGCTCTTGGTCTTCGCTGTGACCGCTCTCAGCCTTGGCCTGGCATTCGCTTTGCCGGGACACATTGAGTTGATCGCCGTGATTTTTGTGGCCAACTTGCCCTTGCTCTTTGCCAGCACGGCCCTGGCTCCTCTGTCCTTCATGCCGACCTGGTTGGGGTGGCTTGCGGCCTTGAATCCTCTTACCTTCGCGATTGAACCCATTCGAGCGGCCTATCAAGGTCCCCTGGACCTGTCGGCAGTGCTGTTGGAGGCCCCCTATGGGGATGTCACCGGCACCACCTGTCTGCTGATTCTTCTGCTCCTCACCATCGGGCTGTTCCTTGCGATTCGCCCGCTGCTCAACCGCAAACTCTCCTGA
- a CDS encoding N-acetylmannosamine-6-phosphate 2-epimerase, with amino-acid sequence MIPNPESLDQGLIVSVQAPQGSPMRHPDVIAAMADAALRNGAVGVRLESPEHIGAVRRRCPQALIIGLWKCTFPDSSVYITPGWKEIQAVWSAGADVIAIDATARHRPAGQDLAALVQRTRDELRAPLMADVDSLENGLRAAQLGCEWVGTTLYGYTDETAQQRPPAFALLPQLRAELPRSVRLICEGGIASPAEARSALQAGADTVVVGTAITGVDLQVIAYCQGMIS; translated from the coding sequence ATGATTCCGAACCCTGAATCCCTAGATCAGGGGCTGATCGTTTCGGTGCAGGCACCTCAAGGCTCGCCGATGCGCCATCCCGATGTGATCGCCGCCATGGCTGACGCCGCTCTGCGAAATGGAGCGGTCGGCGTGCGCTTGGAAAGCCCTGAACACATTGGTGCAGTGCGTCGTCGCTGCCCGCAAGCATTGATCATTGGCTTGTGGAAGTGCACGTTTCCAGACAGCTCGGTGTACATCACCCCGGGATGGAAAGAGATCCAGGCCGTTTGGTCTGCAGGTGCCGATGTGATCGCGATCGATGCGACAGCTCGTCATCGTCCTGCTGGGCAGGACCTGGCAGCGTTGGTGCAGCGCACGCGCGATGAGCTGCGTGCTCCCCTTATGGCTGATGTGGATTCTCTTGAGAACGGGCTGCGTGCAGCCCAATTGGGCTGTGAGTGGGTGGGAACCACGCTCTACGGCTACACGGACGAAACCGCCCAGCAGCGCCCTCCTGCGTTCGCTCTTCTTCCCCAACTTCGCGCTGAACTTCCCCGCTCGGTTCGATTGATCTGTGAGGGAGGAATTGCGTCACCAGCTGAGGCACGATCGGCATTGCAGGCCGGTGCAGACACTGTGGTGGTCGGGACGGCGATCACAGGAGTGGATCTCCAGGTGATCGCCTATTGCCAGGGAATGATCAGCTGA
- the groL gene encoding chaperonin GroEL (60 kDa chaperone family; promotes refolding of misfolded polypeptides especially under stressful conditions; forms two stacked rings of heptamers to form a barrel-shaped 14mer; ends can be capped by GroES; misfolded proteins enter the barrel where they are refolded when GroES binds), translating to MAKLLSFSDESRSALERGVDALADAVRVTIGPRGRNVVLEKKFGAPDIVNDGDSIAREIELDDPFENLGAKLMQQVSSKTKDKAGDGTTTATVLAQAMVREGLRNTAAGASPVELRRGMEKAAAQIVAGLNERSQAVAGDAIRQVATVSSGGDDEVGQMIAEAMDKVSTDGVITVEESKSLATELEITEGMAFDRGYSSPYFVTDADRQVCEFENPLILLTDRKISTITDLVPVLETVQKSGSPLLILSEEVEGEALATLVMNKSRGVLQVAAVRAPSFGERRKAALADIAILTGGTLISEDKAMTLDKVTLEDLGKARRVTISKESTTIVATDDHRQAVSERVGAIRRELEATESDYDREKLSERIAKLAGGVAVIKVGAPTETELKNRKLRIEDALNATRAAVEEGIVAGGGSTLLQLADSLDTLAASLNGDQRTGVEIVQRALTAPVHQIATNAGKNGDVVIANMRSSGQGFNALSGAYEDLMAAGIVDAAKVVRLAVQDSISIASLLITTEVVIADKPEPPAPAPAGDGDPMGGMGGMGGMGGMGMPGMGGMGGMGMPGMM from the coding sequence ATGGCCAAGCTCCTTTCTTTCTCTGACGAATCACGCAGCGCCCTTGAGCGCGGTGTTGATGCACTTGCCGATGCAGTGCGCGTCACGATCGGCCCCCGCGGTCGCAACGTTGTGCTCGAAAAAAAATTCGGCGCGCCTGACATCGTCAATGACGGCGATTCGATCGCGCGCGAAATCGAACTGGACGACCCGTTCGAAAACCTGGGCGCCAAGCTGATGCAGCAGGTGTCTTCAAAGACCAAGGACAAGGCCGGTGACGGCACTACGACGGCAACCGTTCTGGCTCAGGCCATGGTGCGGGAAGGTCTCCGCAACACAGCTGCTGGCGCGAGCCCCGTGGAACTCCGCCGAGGCATGGAGAAAGCCGCGGCACAGATTGTTGCGGGACTGAACGAGCGGAGTCAGGCCGTCGCCGGCGATGCCATTCGTCAGGTGGCCACGGTGAGCTCCGGGGGTGACGACGAAGTCGGTCAGATGATTGCGGAGGCGATGGACAAGGTGAGCACCGATGGGGTGATCACGGTTGAGGAATCGAAATCCCTGGCGACGGAGCTTGAAATCACCGAAGGAATGGCCTTCGACCGGGGCTACAGCTCCCCTTACTTCGTCACCGATGCCGATCGTCAGGTCTGTGAATTTGAAAACCCGCTGATCCTGCTGACGGATCGCAAAATCAGCACAATCACGGATCTGGTTCCCGTGCTGGAAACCGTTCAGAAAAGTGGATCACCCCTACTCATCCTTTCTGAGGAAGTGGAAGGCGAAGCTCTCGCCACCCTGGTAATGAACAAGAGCCGTGGGGTTCTGCAGGTGGCTGCTGTCCGGGCACCCTCCTTCGGGGAACGCCGCAAGGCAGCCCTCGCCGATATCGCCATCCTCACCGGCGGAACGCTGATCAGCGAAGACAAGGCGATGACCCTCGACAAGGTGACCCTTGAGGATCTCGGCAAAGCGCGCCGCGTCACCATCAGCAAAGAGAGCACCACGATCGTCGCCACCGACGACCATCGCCAGGCCGTGAGCGAGCGGGTCGGTGCAATCCGACGTGAGCTGGAGGCCACCGAATCCGATTACGACCGCGAGAAGCTCAGCGAGCGAATCGCCAAGCTGGCCGGTGGTGTTGCCGTAATTAAGGTCGGAGCCCCGACGGAAACGGAACTCAAAAACCGCAAACTGCGGATCGAAGATGCCCTGAATGCAACCCGTGCGGCCGTCGAGGAGGGCATTGTTGCTGGAGGCGGCAGCACTTTGCTTCAACTCGCCGACAGCCTGGACACGCTGGCAGCATCCCTGAACGGCGACCAACGCACCGGTGTTGAAATTGTGCAGCGGGCGCTGACCGCACCGGTTCATCAGATCGCGACCAATGCCGGGAAGAACGGTGATGTTGTGATCGCGAACATGCGCAGCAGCGGCCAGGGATTCAACGCCCTCAGTGGTGCTTATGAAGATCTGATGGCTGCAGGCATCGTTGATGCCGCGAAGGTGGTGCGCCTGGCTGTGCAGGATTCGATTTCGATTGCCTCTCTCCTGATCACGACCGAAGTCGTCATCGCTGACAAGCCGGAACCACCAGCGCCTGCTCCCGCCGGGGACGGTGATCCCATGGGTGGAATGGGTGGAATGGGCGGCATGGGTGGAATGGGCATGCCCGGAATGGGTGGTATGGGCGGCATGGGCATGCCCGGAATGATGTGA
- the fabG gene encoding 3-oxoacyl-[acyl-carrier-protein] reductase, protein MSPSASLAGQTALVTGGGRGIGRAIALALGEAGAEVVVNYSNSATAADDVVATITAAGGQAYALQANVSIEAEVDGLIKEVLERSGRLDVLVNNAGITRDGLLMRMKTDDWQAVIDLNLSGVFLCTRAVARPMLKQKSGRIINITSVVGLMGNAGQANYAAAKAGVIGLTRSTAKELASRGITVNAVAPGFIATDMTKDLDAEAILKDIPLGTFGTQEQVAGTVRFLAADPAAAYITGQVLQVDGGMVMA, encoded by the coding sequence ATGTCTCCCAGCGCTTCTCTTGCCGGTCAGACCGCCCTGGTGACGGGAGGAGGTCGCGGCATTGGCCGTGCCATCGCCCTAGCTCTTGGCGAAGCGGGTGCAGAAGTTGTTGTGAACTACTCCAATTCCGCCACTGCAGCAGACGACGTGGTCGCCACGATCACGGCAGCAGGGGGCCAGGCCTATGCCCTGCAGGCCAATGTCTCCATCGAAGCCGAGGTGGATGGCCTGATCAAAGAGGTGCTGGAGCGAAGCGGCCGTTTGGATGTGTTGGTGAACAACGCCGGCATCACCCGGGACGGACTGCTGATGCGGATGAAAACCGACGATTGGCAAGCGGTCATCGACCTCAATCTCAGTGGTGTGTTCCTATGCACGCGAGCGGTAGCTCGCCCGATGCTGAAGCAAAAAAGTGGCCGGATCATCAACATCACTTCCGTTGTGGGGCTGATGGGCAACGCTGGCCAGGCCAACTACGCCGCGGCCAAAGCCGGTGTCATCGGTCTCACCCGCAGCACCGCTAAGGAGCTCGCCAGCCGTGGCATCACCGTGAATGCGGTAGCCCCAGGTTTCATTGCCACCGACATGACCAAGGACCTCGATGCTGAGGCCATCCTCAAGGACATCCCCCTGGGGACCTTTGGCACCCAGGAGCAGGTGGCCGGCACCGTTCGCTTCCTTGCAGCCGACCCAGCCGCCGCCTACATCACAGGCCAGGTGTTGCAGGTGGATGGCGGCATGGTGATGGCCTGA
- a CDS encoding TrkA family potassium uptake protein, with amino-acid sequence MRRRRARGHLKLITAPWRGPISALSAVIFAGSLGYRITEGWDWGDCLWMVLITISTIGYGEVETLSPQGRLVTVLIVVGGLVVVQLAIQRVLGLKDSGYFLRLREFRFHRMLENLHDHVILCGYGRIGQEIAAQLQSDGVSLVVIETDLNRRAVAEMKGIRVLQADATLDETLLDAGLERCCSLVAALPSDASNLYVILSAKDLRPDCRLIARANSDEAASKLRLAGATVVVSPYVAGGRVMAASALRPLALNFMELLAGSDYEIEEFQLSHDPLHLMEIRGRSLSELELGRRSGAMVLAIREKGKLIANPGGDTQMAPGQLLIVLGSKTQLATFQALLGEAVDTIQTMPG; translated from the coding sequence ATGAGACGCCGCCGAGCCAGAGGACACCTCAAGCTGATCACCGCGCCATGGCGGGGCCCCATCAGTGCTCTTAGTGCCGTGATCTTCGCCGGTTCCCTGGGCTATCGGATCACGGAGGGCTGGGACTGGGGCGATTGCCTCTGGATGGTGCTGATCACGATCAGCACCATCGGCTACGGCGAGGTGGAAACCCTGTCACCCCAGGGTCGACTGGTCACCGTGCTGATCGTGGTCGGTGGATTGGTGGTTGTTCAACTGGCCATACAACGCGTTCTCGGGCTGAAGGACTCGGGATATTTCCTCAGACTGCGTGAATTCCGCTTTCATCGGATGCTGGAGAACCTGCACGACCACGTCATTCTTTGCGGCTACGGCCGGATCGGGCAGGAAATCGCGGCCCAGCTCCAGAGTGATGGTGTCTCGCTTGTGGTGATCGAAACGGATCTCAACCGACGGGCTGTCGCTGAAATGAAGGGAATTCGGGTTCTCCAGGCGGATGCAACCTTGGACGAAACATTGCTGGATGCAGGACTCGAACGCTGCTGCAGCCTTGTTGCAGCCCTGCCAAGCGATGCCTCCAATCTGTATGTGATCCTCAGCGCCAAGGATCTACGGCCGGATTGCCGCTTGATTGCCCGCGCCAACAGCGATGAAGCGGCTTCGAAGCTGCGTCTGGCCGGAGCCACTGTGGTGGTCAGCCCCTATGTGGCCGGGGGTCGCGTGATGGCAGCTTCGGCTCTGCGGCCCCTGGCCCTCAACTTCATGGAACTACTGGCTGGCTCCGATTATGAGATCGAGGAATTCCAGCTGAGTCACGACCCTCTCCACCTGATGGAGATCCGTGGGCGCAGCCTGTCTGAACTAGAGCTGGGCCGTCGCAGTGGAGCCATGGTGCTAGCGATTCGGGAGAAGGGGAAGTTGATCGCCAATCCAGGTGGCGACACCCAGATGGCACCGGGGCAACTCCTCATCGTTCTGGGAAGCAAGACCCAACTCGCTACCTTTCAGGCCTTGCTGGGTGAAGCTGTCGACACGATTCAAACGATGCCGGGTTGA
- a CDS encoding glycosyltransferase family 9 protein, with translation MRVLALSPGSLEDQLDRLPALAEICQQLNATLQVACDPKQAAPWKLLPCMEKLLPFSFEAKPTLADWANLLGCVREPDFQVCINFAEGQQVNLMLSMSHIPKRLGADGFACTDQVNVGQGWTAQRLGPFVQALGFELVADQFRLPLATGALDEAREALPRGDGPLLLLSPTGQDGDWPASEWHRLPDTIKGRLASLRSMVLRTELSLAKRAALIACADVVLSSCPVSQRLATYCGIPLVALGAEATDLPERAEIRCLGRPEELATLQGSDVLTALGF, from the coding sequence ATGCGAGTTCTTGCCCTAAGCCCGGGTTCGCTTGAAGACCAGCTGGACCGTCTACCGGCACTGGCCGAGATTTGTCAGCAGCTCAACGCCACATTGCAGGTGGCCTGTGATCCCAAACAGGCAGCCCCTTGGAAGCTATTGCCTTGCATGGAGAAGCTGTTGCCGTTCAGCTTTGAGGCCAAGCCCACCCTTGCGGACTGGGCCAACCTGCTCGGATGTGTTCGGGAACCTGACTTTCAGGTGTGCATCAACTTTGCTGAAGGTCAGCAGGTCAACCTGATGTTGTCGATGAGCCATATCCCCAAACGGCTTGGAGCGGATGGGTTTGCCTGCACCGACCAGGTCAACGTCGGCCAAGGCTGGACGGCGCAGCGTCTTGGCCCTTTTGTCCAAGCCCTGGGTTTTGAACTGGTGGCCGATCAGTTCCGACTGCCCCTCGCAACAGGGGCTCTCGATGAAGCCCGAGAAGCATTGCCCCGCGGTGACGGCCCCTTGCTGCTGCTGTCCCCAACAGGCCAGGATGGTGATTGGCCTGCATCCGAATGGCACAGGCTTCCTGACACCATCAAAGGCCGCCTGGCGTCGCTGCGCAGCATGGTGCTTCGGACTGAACTCAGCCTGGCCAAGCGTGCAGCACTGATTGCCTGTGCCGATGTCGTGCTCAGCAGCTGCCCGGTTTCGCAACGCCTGGCGACCTATTGCGGCATCCCCCTGGTTGCCCTCGGCGCCGAGGCAACCGACCTTCCCGAGCGTGCCGAAATCCGCTGCCTCGGCCGCCCTGAAGAACTCGCCACGCTGCAGGGCAGTGACGTTCTGACGGCCCTCGGTTTCTGA
- the ispD gene encoding 2-C-methyl-D-erythritol 4-phosphate cytidylyltransferase codes for MHLLIAAAGSGRRMGADRNKLLLPLAGRPVIAWTLEAALLAERIEWIGIVGQEVDREAILAVLEAPSKPVQWIQGGSTRQESVLCGLAGLPEQARHVLIHDGARCLAEPDLFDRCAAAVEAGTALIAATPVSDTIKRVGSDGFIRDTPDRSELWAAQTPQGFAVDQLRRGHTEAIAQGWSVTDDASLYERLGWPVQVLDAGPANIKVTTPFDLTVAEAVLALRAAS; via the coding sequence GTGCATCTGTTGATTGCAGCCGCAGGAAGCGGTCGGCGCATGGGTGCGGATCGGAACAAGCTGCTTCTGCCATTGGCCGGACGCCCTGTCATTGCCTGGACACTTGAAGCGGCCTTGCTGGCTGAAAGGATTGAGTGGATCGGGATCGTCGGACAAGAGGTTGATCGCGAGGCCATCCTGGCTGTGCTGGAGGCACCCAGCAAGCCGGTGCAGTGGATTCAAGGTGGCAGCACGCGGCAGGAATCGGTCCTCTGTGGTCTGGCGGGGCTGCCGGAGCAGGCCCGTCATGTCCTGATTCATGACGGAGCCCGGTGTTTGGCTGAACCGGATTTGTTTGACCGTTGTGCTGCAGCCGTTGAGGCCGGCACGGCCCTGATTGCTGCAACACCGGTCAGCGACACGATCAAGCGTGTGGGATCCGATGGGTTCATTCGAGACACGCCTGACCGATCGGAGCTCTGGGCGGCGCAGACACCGCAGGGCTTTGCCGTGGATCAGCTGCGTCGCGGCCACACTGAGGCAATTGCCCAGGGCTGGTCGGTGACCGACGACGCGTCGTTATACGAGCGTCTTGGTTGGCCTGTGCAGGTCTTGGATGCTGGACCCGCCAACATCAAGGTCACAACGCCGTTTGACCTGACTGTGGCGGAAGCGGTGCTCGCCCTCAGGGCAGCAAGCTGA
- a CDS encoding LD-carboxypeptidase, translating to MGSVTGITPAPPLRAGDRVACVAASSALQDDIKLQRGIAVLQGWGLDVQPQALATRRWGYFAGRDEARHADLHPAEPAALLACARGGWGAARLLEQPIRWQSGWLLGFSDVTALLWARQAAGFAGGIHGPLLTTLAEEPDWSHDRLRNLLFGQIVPELQGRGGGGGVGTGPLLVANLTVATHLLGSRFVPPLEGAVLVLEDVGEAPYRIDRMLTQWRLNGCLQGLAGLGFGKFEGCGDEPRDATESFNLEQVLEERTADLGIPRVMELPVGHRSGNAALPMGAMARLDGQTGRLSLLP from the coding sequence ATGGGGAGCGTGACGGGCATCACCCCAGCTCCGCCGCTTCGCGCAGGAGACCGTGTGGCTTGCGTGGCCGCCAGTTCAGCACTGCAGGACGACATCAAGCTGCAGCGGGGCATTGCGGTTCTGCAGGGCTGGGGCCTCGATGTTCAACCCCAGGCCTTGGCCACCCGACGCTGGGGCTACTTCGCAGGGCGCGATGAAGCGCGGCATGCCGATCTGCATCCTGCCGAACCCGCAGCGCTGCTCGCCTGTGCCCGCGGTGGATGGGGTGCTGCTCGGCTGCTGGAGCAGCCCATCCGCTGGCAGAGCGGCTGGCTGCTGGGCTTCTCAGACGTGACAGCTCTGCTCTGGGCCCGCCAGGCAGCGGGTTTCGCGGGTGGCATCCATGGCCCTCTGCTGACAACGCTTGCAGAGGAGCCGGACTGGAGTCATGACCGATTACGCAACCTGCTCTTTGGTCAGATCGTCCCCGAACTACAAGGCCGTGGTGGTGGCGGAGGGGTGGGGACAGGTCCTCTTCTCGTCGCGAATCTGACCGTGGCCACCCACCTGCTGGGGAGCCGCTTCGTCCCCCCTCTCGAGGGAGCCGTTCTCGTTCTGGAGGATGTCGGGGAAGCGCCCTACCGGATTGATCGGATGCTCACCCAATGGAGGCTGAATGGCTGCTTGCAGGGTTTGGCGGGTCTTGGCTTTGGCAAGTTCGAGGGGTGCGGAGATGAACCGAGAGACGCCACGGAAAGCTTCAACCTCGAGCAGGTTCTTGAAGAGCGCACTGCCGACCTCGGCATTCCCAGGGTGATGGAGCTGCCCGTTGGGCACCGATCAGGCAACGCGGCCCTTCCCATGGGAGCGATGGCACGCCTCGACGGCCAGACAGGCCGGCTCAGCTTGCTGCCCTGA